The Longimicrobiaceae bacterium genome has a segment encoding these proteins:
- a CDS encoding transglycosylase SLT domain-containing protein — translation MELRSAFSLSVSLGVVLGLGIVASSSSDAGSSPELVIAAVRTLTVPPVRFDLPIVPNSSVDRFVSLFRDEQSDRMALYLKRAGRYEGMIRSKLRERGLPEDLVYLSMIESGFNPNARSRASAVGLWQFMPGTARDYGLRVDAYVDERRHPERSTEAAIRYLEDLYEEFGAWNLAAAAYNTGAARVAQAMREVTGAERGVEADFWRIRRRLPADTREYVPLIFAAAIVGKEPHKYGIEQVERWLPLPTDTISVPGGTALSTLAGEMDVDVENLRSLNPHLVKSMTPPGPDYPVIVPDGAAQRYAAATGGAKSQAARVRTHEVRQGESLTLIARRHGVSVAALRQANGLAEDSVVRPGQILRLPV, via the coding sequence ATGGAACTTCGGTCCGCATTCTCCCTGTCGGTGTCGCTCGGGGTGGTCCTTGGTCTCGGCATTGTCGCGTCGAGCTCGAGCGACGCCGGCAGTTCGCCGGAGTTGGTCATCGCTGCCGTCCGGACCCTCACCGTTCCCCCCGTCCGCTTCGACCTCCCCATCGTTCCCAACTCTTCGGTTGATCGCTTCGTCTCGCTCTTCCGGGATGAGCAATCCGACCGCATGGCGCTCTATCTGAAGCGCGCCGGTCGATACGAGGGGATGATCCGGTCCAAGCTCCGCGAGCGGGGTCTGCCTGAGGACCTCGTCTATCTCTCCATGATCGAGTCCGGGTTCAATCCCAACGCCCGCTCCCGTGCGAGCGCCGTGGGGCTCTGGCAGTTCATGCCGGGTACGGCCCGAGACTACGGGCTGCGGGTCGACGCCTACGTGGACGAGCGCCGGCATCCGGAGCGCTCGACCGAGGCCGCGATCCGCTACCTGGAGGACCTGTATGAGGAGTTCGGCGCCTGGAATCTCGCTGCGGCCGCCTACAACACGGGCGCGGCACGGGTCGCGCAGGCAATGCGCGAGGTGACCGGAGCCGAGCGGGGGGTGGAAGCCGATTTCTGGCGTATCCGGCGCCGTTTGCCGGCCGACACTCGCGAATACGTGCCGCTCATCTTCGCCGCCGCGATCGTCGGGAAAGAGCCGCACAAGTACGGCATCGAGCAGGTCGAGCGCTGGCTTCCTCTACCCACCGACACCATCTCCGTACCGGGCGGCACCGCCCTCTCCACTCTCGCCGGCGAAATGGACGTCGACGTGGAGAACCTCCGCTCCCTCAATCCCCACCTGGTGAAATCCATGACGCCGCCGGGGCCGGATTACCCGGTGATCGTGCCGGATGGGGCCGCGCAGCGTTATGCCGCGGCGACTGGAGGTGCGAAGTCGCAGGCGGCCCGCGTGCGCACGCACGAGGTCAGGCAGGGGGAGTCGCTCACGCTCATTGCCCGCCGGCACGGCGTCAGCGTTGCCGCGCTGCGGCAGGCGAACGGGTTGGCTGAGGATTCGGTGGTTCGTCCCGGGCAGATCCTGCGCCTTCCGGTCTGA
- a CDS encoding LemA family protein: MRLRRVAGLMLIGVTLSGCGYNRIQELDERTEELKSNIGVELTNRNSLIPNLVATVQGAAEFERGTYTEVAQARAGQLTQAQQALQQAVQSGDVEQMAAAEGQLNGQLRAFIQVAVEAYPQLRAQQNFMALQDQLAESENRISVARRDYNEAVRAYNTYIRQFPQAITARVIGAERKEPYEAPPGSEEVPVVDFGG; this comes from the coding sequence ATGCGCTTGCGACGTGTCGCGGGCCTCATGCTGATTGGAGTGACGCTTTCGGGCTGCGGATACAACCGCATTCAGGAACTCGACGAGCGTACGGAAGAGCTCAAATCAAACATCGGCGTGGAGCTCACCAACCGGAACTCGCTGATCCCGAACCTGGTGGCAACCGTTCAGGGGGCGGCTGAGTTCGAGCGAGGGACGTACACGGAAGTCGCGCAAGCTCGCGCCGGGCAGCTGACGCAGGCGCAGCAGGCGTTGCAACAGGCGGTGCAGAGCGGAGATGTCGAGCAGATGGCGGCGGCCGAGGGGCAGCTGAACGGTCAGTTGCGTGCCTTTATCCAGGTCGCGGTCGAGGCCTACCCACAGCTACGCGCGCAGCAGAACTTCATGGCGCTCCAGGACCAGCTCGCGGAGAGCGAGAACCGGATCAGCGTTGCGCGCCGAGACTACAACGAGGCGGTACGCGCCTACAACACCTACATACGCCAGTTCCCGCAGGCGATCACCGCCCGTGTGATCGGGGCGGAGCGCAAGGAGCCCTACGAGGCCCCGCCCGGGAGCGAGGAAGTGCCGGTGGTGGATTTCGGAGGATAG
- a CDS encoding YggT family protein → MIVLTLLYYALELLKWLIIARALMSWFVSPYSDNVAVRFVRQVTDPILRPLSEVIPPLGGVDITPLIAFFAIHLTQVMLMRL, encoded by the coding sequence ATGATCGTGCTGACGCTGTTGTACTATGCCCTCGAGCTGTTGAAGTGGTTGATAATCGCACGAGCGCTGATGTCCTGGTTCGTTTCCCCCTACTCGGACAACGTGGCGGTGCGCTTCGTCCGGCAGGTCACTGACCCCATCCTTCGCCCGCTGAGCGAGGTCATCCCGCCGCTCGGTGGCGTGGACATCACCCCGCTGATCGCCTTCTTCGCGATCCACCTGACCCAGGTGATGCTGATGAGGCTATGA